Within Haematobia irritans isolate KBUSLIRL chromosome 2, ASM5000362v1, whole genome shotgun sequence, the genomic segment CATAAAACGCTagataattttaattcaatattatattttaatttaatactaagtaaaaaaaatcaaaacttgaTTCAAGCgcgttaaaaacgtatatatcctTACCTGTCccaaaacttttctttggagtCTTCTACCAAAAACGGTTTCAGGGGATAACTTATTTCATTTCCCATATATGAATATGATAAATAAAGACATGTGAGAACGGCAGCTTGTAAATCGCATTCTTTTGTTTCGTCGCCACTAACTAGCTCGCGCACCAGCATATAGACAAATACAACATTTGCTGGATTAATAAAAGCCACATCCTGAAATTATacataatagaaataataaaatcaattcacTTTTAAAATGTTGAGtgaaatattttgatatattttatgtataatatTAATGTATTATATGATATATAAAAATGGTGATATTGAGCTCTCGTGAAACGGCAGAATGGATTTCGCTTAAACGCCTgctttgcatacaaaaggttCCTGTGTTCAATACTAGTTTCGACCGACCCAACAATTTGCCAGCGAtgcattatcccctctcagtaaagctgataataaaaacaagtacatatatacagcagtaaattcggccgggccgaattttaaatacccaccaccatgaatcaagtataatagtttactatgaaaactcttcgtcgtagtgggttacttgataatacatagaattgtagggggtttgatgacaaatcttctcccaaacgagccagctcccgaagacaaactttaaagattctacctatgaagaccagataagattctggatttatgagaaccaattttgtttgagttttagagaaaatataaacatatcgtgtatatgttgaaattacgccttgatttaaaagcttaaatctgtagatttttccgcatttatttaaatacgatgaataaaatctggaacttttactttcagtttgaagcaattttcatgatcagtgcgcctgccataccctgaaagaagtgttttcttttttgagaaacgtaattttagacaagcaaagttttcttttgacacaaattttagagacaatcgttgaataaacgaaaacactttataagaaaaagaaatttcgtttgtctaaaattttattatagattactaatttccagcaaaaactacggattctagaagcccaagaaataaagccgggagatcggtgtatatgggggctataccaaaacatggaccgataggcaccatttgctactcacatatttgtgatcttaaaatacctccagatattcaatttcaaacaaatcggccagaaaatatagaagtaaaaatcgagagctcagtctatatgggggttataccaaaaaatggaccgatatacctcaatttcggcactcttatttgtggtctaaaaatacctctagatttcgaatttcaggcaaatcatgtaataaatacagtttattgtagctcacgaatttcaggcaaagcggatgctaaatatagtttctagaagcccaagaagcaaaatgggagatcggtctatatgggggctatatcaaaaaatgggccgatgggcaccattttcggcacacctttttatggtcccaaaagaactccagattttcaatttcaggaaaatcggacagaaaatatagtttctagaagcccaagaagcaaaatcgggaaatcagtctctatggggtctatatcaaaacatggaccgatgagcaccattttcggcacacctttttatggtcctcaaatacctctagatttccaatttcaggcaaatcggatggtaaatatagtttctagaagccctaaaagcaaaatcgggatatcggtctatatgggggctataccaaaacatggaccgatgagcaccatttttggcacacctttttatggtcctcataaaaactacggtttatatggggactatatcaaaacttggaccgatatagcccatcttcgaacttgacctgcctgcaaacaaaaaactaatcggtgccaaatttcgggacgatagcgccattattgaaggctgtagcgtgattacaacagacagacagacagacggacagacggacatgcttatatcgtcttagaatttctccctgatcaagaatatatatactttatatagtcggaaatcgatatttcgatgcgttacaaacggaatgacaaacttattatacccccgacaccattttatggtggtgggtataacaaataaTGCATTGATAAAAGGCATGCaccgttccaaagattttatctttacacaaatgattttggtattgtatccgagccaaagaagtggagaattgaTCTTAAGATAACTTtacgacaaaattctatttaaagtGTGAGTGTTGCGTACTTGAttataggaaacaaatttgaatttattaggtTTCGCAGCTTTTTTCTTCGTGTGCTACTAAAGtccttaaaaacgtgttaacgaaaacATCATTTCCGAactgactcgacttcaagtagaaattatgctccaAAAAagtatgttccaaaaaattgaataaaatgtaggcctatataaataaataaatattttttttatgtttatcacaaatgtgtaagatttgtccacatGTATTTTTTTTGGCAACACTGTTGTGGTTTAGTGGTGTTTTTCTTAGcgctattaaaaatttgaataatttttgtgttttttgcatGTAAAGAAAAGTTTAATTTGTGCCGGTCTATTTTAAATCATTCAGATAAGTGATTAGTTTGTTGAAAAGTTCAATGTTGGTTATTCCTCTGTGTAATTAATCTGTATTGTATTTATTCTCATTGGATTATTTGTCtgttaaatagtttgtgttagtTTACAATAACAAGTGTGCTTTGCTTTCTTGTAccagttgttttgtttttgtacatGTAATTTTCTCAGTGGCTGTGgatatacacacatacatacattattATCAAGCGGTGTTGTCAATACTTGTATTGTTGATTTAGTGGTCAAACGGTTTTTGGCGTGTTTAGTTTTTTTGTGACATCTTATATTGAGGCAGTGGGATATTTTCATTTGAGTtttgtttccaatttcaggcaaatcggatggtaaatatagtttctagaagccctaaaagcaaaatcgggatatcggtctatatgggggctataccaaaacatggaccgatgagcaccatttttggcacacctttttatggtcctcaattacctctatatttccaatttcaggcaaattggataaaaactatggttattATAGGCCCAATTGGATTATTTGTCtgttaaatagtttgtgttagtTTACAATAACAAGTGTGCTTTGCTTTCTTGTAccagttgttttgtttttgtacatGTAATTTTCTCAGTGGCTGTGgatatacacacatacatacattattATCAAGCGGTGTTGTCAATACTTGTATTGTTGATTTAGTGGTCAAACGGTTTTTGGCGTGTTTAGTTTTTTTGTGACATCTTATATTGAGGCAGTGGGATATTTTCATTTGAGTtttgtttccaatttcaggcaaatcggatggtaaatatagtttctagaagccctaaaagcaaaatcgggatatcggtctatatgggggctataccaaaacatggaccgatgagcaccatttttggcacacctttttatggtcctcaattacctctatatttccaatttcaggcaaattggataaaaactatggttattataggcccaagactccaaatcgggaggttggtttatatgggggctatatcaaaacatggaccgatgcggaccattgtcgacacacctctttatggtcccaaaatacctctagattttcaatttcatacaaatcggatagaaaatattgtttctagacgcgtaagaagcaaaatcgggagatcggtctatatgggggctataccaaaacatggaccgatatggaccattttcgacacacctctttatagtcccacaatacctatagatttccaatttcaggcaaatcggatggtaagtatagtttctagacgcccaagaagcaaaatcgggagatcggtctatatgggggctatatcaaaacatggaccgatacgaacaattttcgacacacctccttatggtcctaaaatacctctagattttcaatttcagacaaatcggatagaaaatactatttctagacgcctaagaagcaaaatcgggagatctgtctatatgggggctatactaaaacatggaccgatacggaccattttcgacacacctctttatggtcccaaaatacctctagatttctaatttcaagcaaatctgataaaaactacggtttatatggggactatatcaaaacttggaccgatatagcccatcttcgaacttgacctgcctgcaaaaaaaaactaatctgtgccaaatttcgggacgatagcgccattattgaaggctgtagcgtgattacaacagacagacggacagacggacatgcttatatcgtcttagaatttctccctgatcaagaatatatatactttatatagtcggaaatcgatatttcgatgcgttacaaacggaatgacaaacttattatacccccgacaccattttatggtggtgggtataacaaataaTGCATTGATAAAAGGCATGCaccgttccaaagattttatctttacacaaatgattttggtattgtatccgagccaaagaagtggagaattgaTCTTAAGATAACTTtacgacaaaattctatttaaaatgtgagtgttgcgtacttgattataggaaacaaatttgaatttattaggtTTCGCAGCTTTTTTCTTCGTGTGCTACTAAAGtccttaaaaacgtgttaacgaaaacATCATTTCCGAactgactcgacttcaagtagaaattatgctccaAAAAagtatgttccaaaaaattgaataaaatgtaggcctatataaataaataaatattttttttatgtttatcacaaatgtgtaagatttgtccacatGTATTTTTTTTGGCAACACTGTTGTGGTTTAGTGGTGTTTTTCTTAGcgctattaaaaatttgaataatttttgtgttttttgcatGTAAAGAAAAGTTTAATTTGTGCCGGTCTATTTTAAATCATTCAGATAAGTGATTAGTTTGTTGAAAAGTTCAATGTTGGTTATTCCTCTGTGTAATTAATCCGTATTGTATTTATTCTCATTGGATTATTTGTCtgttaaatagtttgtgttagtTTACAATAACAAGTGTGCTTTGCTTTCTTGTAccagttgttttgtttttgtacatGTAATTTTCTCAGTGGCTgtggatatacatacatacatacattattATCAAGCGGTGTTGTCAATACTTGTATTGTTGATTTAGTGGTCAAACGGTTTTTGGCGTGTTTAGTTTTTTTGTGACATCTTGTATTGAGGCAGTGGGATATTTTCATTTGAGTTTTGTTatagtttattttataatttgtatttggatttcaacttaattttattttgttactgAATTCACCATTTATGCTCGAATGAGGATTGTAAAATTGTTTCTGATGATGAGATTGTTATTGTATGCTGGCTTCGTGATGGGCATTGGCATTCGAGGTGTGCTGGATTGGCTGCAAGGGTGGTAGATGAGTTGTACGTTGGTAACAACGGTCTCAGATGGTGTTGTGTGAGATGTAAGAAGATTAGTGTGGAGTTCTATAACTTTTTTAGGGTGGCTACGTCTGAGGTAACTACGTTGACGTGTGACTTATGGGAGCTTTATTCGAACTTTGTGAAATTTTCGACGTTGTTTGATAGGTTTCCAGATCATTCGTCATTTGTTGCCTCTCCTGTATCGGGTACGAAACGGAAAAGGTCTTCGAAAAAGTCGTCGCCGAAGGAGGGTCGTACTAAGGTTGTTAGGACTGGTTCAGGGCTGCCGAAATCTGGTGTGGGATCATCAAGGGTTGGGGGTGCGTCAGCGGTTGTAAGGGGTACGAAGGATGCGATGCCTAGTGATTCCGGTACGTCGGAAGGTGGTGCCGAATCATCACTGCCCCGAGCGGCTGTGACTGCTCCTATTTCTTGTGATCCTCTCCAGGTATTGTAGCTGAACAGTCAACGCAAGCTCCTGTACCGCCGATTCCTTTGGTGACTGACTCGACTTCTTCGCGGGGTCGTGGGGTTGATTCAGGTTTGTCTCTCATAAGTTTCGCGATGCCTACTTTGTCGGATTGCCCTCAGCCTCAACCAAAAGGGGAAAAGCTCGAAGATACTCAATATGGCTGCCTCAAAGAGGGTAGTTTTTGTTTCTCGTTTTTTCCCCGGAGAAGACGGCTGAGGACATTGATTGTTATAGTAGGTCTAGGGTCGATAGTATATCGGGTTTTAGGACTATTAGGTTGAAGTCTCAGTTCTCTGAGAATAGATCTTCATTTAAGATTATTGTCGATACTGACCTCTTCGATACGCTGATAATCGTGATTTTTGGTCTCCTAGGGCATTCGTTAAGGAGTTTGTTGATCGGTCTGATAACATAGCTAGATTACCTAGCAGGCCTCCTCCATCTCCAAAAAACTGAGTGGCTCTTTTTCTATTGTTTATCAGAATGTCAGAGGGTTGAATACTAAAATTATCGAGGCTGTATACTGATAGTTTTGATTTTGAGTCTGCGGTTTTGGTTATGACTGAGACTTGGCTCAGACCATCGGAATATGATTCTGAGATTCTTTGTGGTCGttacttgggagccaccgtggtgcaatggttgttgttgttgtaacagtttattgtgatttcatccatttttatgttatacgctttggtacttcagcttgtggtcagatcgaggaactctgcgactaaggtgggctgcgtccagagtgacctggcgctaagtcgggttggtttagctgggcaagagaaaagatgacgcgtgtcgtgtggcccttggttgcaaattggacatacgtcagctacgctgctatcaatcactgataaataggaattgaggcggctgcacttgcctgatcttaactgggctaaaactaccctagtctaccgtgggaggtctctttcctccggtgctatgggcggtggacggactccgagaacaggattaaccttgtagcttctcaccgcttcagctacagtatcctcatgaatcctgttcaaacctgcctggtacgctgcttgatctagaggttctcttttgtagcgctggatctcgcgctctagattatgtatatcaacccttacgttcctgggtggtggttgtgcatccatgagatggtggtttggatgattactgcgataacaacccaggagatactgctttgacaacatgtagttgtgtctacgcacagggatgatctttgtctccacataaaggtgatccaggggtgtgctgcggagacacccagttgcagttctaagggcagcgttctgacaggtttgttgttattccactgcgtatcactagtctgcggtgtccacactggcgctgcatagtttaccactgaccggccaattgccttataggtagctaacaaggtttctttgtccgcaccccaagtactgccggcaagtgacttgaggaccttgtttctaccacggagcttattacaaattgcagtggcatgggcagacgacctaaaaaggctgtcgaatgtgaccccaagaatcttggggtaatttgtggtcggaattatttcgccatcgacactaatattcaactgcctgcgcacttctgccgtccatgtagtgaatagtgtggctgaggatttggtgggggatatcctcaagtttctcgcagtgaaataactggtaagattagctaagtAGACATTTAGAcgatcgcagatgtcatcaacattgggcccagatgccaagattgtacagtcatccgcatatgatacaatctcgacgccgtcaggtgggcgtggaatcgaggacaggtagaggttaaacagtgccggagatatcaccccaccctggggaactccctgtttaactctacggggttttgactttttgtccctgaattccacgtacgactggcgtccacacatataattcagcacccaacgcttcactcctgccggtagggacgtattctcgatgtcctcaaataatttggcatggttgaccgtatcgaatgctttcgataggtcaagcgccacgaggaccgtcctatgacacggcctgggctgattaagtcccttattgatatgtgtcgaaatggcatgtaaggctgtcgtcgtactgtgtaccttacggaatccatgttgatggtgggcagctggaaaattctccacaaggctagggaggagtagtgcctcaagtgtcttggctactggcgagagaagggatatcggtctgtacgattcacctttactcgagtctttgcctggtttcagtagtggaatcacccttcccatcttccagacatcgggtataatgagtgattctaaggacaaattgaggagtctggtcaggtactcaactcccagtattcccagatgcttcaacattagcattgaaattccgtcggggcccagcgccttggatggtttcgcgctgttgatgacactggtaacttcggctacagtaaattgtggtgtgtcgtcggctcggagaccacgacgtgtagctctccttttcgctctatcactctcgggatgctcgacaaactgtcggttgaagtatttggcgcatctcttcggatcagtcacagtcacgtcgccaaaggtgactgaaatcccatcatcccttgtagcggggttcgagagggctctaactgttgaccacaatttaccagtccctgtgcctaagttacattgcttcaggtgctctaaccaagtgttccgcttgtgctcgtcgactatcttactaatctctagatttagttctatGATTTTAGGATCAGCAggattagcacgacggcgttcatcccgctcgtctgcgagtcccgccgcttcggctgggaagttgggcctcacttgggcaattcgaccagcgggtatgaagcgagcggctgctgcgttgatgatgtcccggaacgccctctgggcaacataaaCATGAGAGGGgaacgggagctcactgaagcggcgatcggtgtagtctctgaagccttcccagttggctttcttttgattaataaacgtccggcgttcagaggttatgaaatcgaagggtcggttgatggtgagaattatggggaggtggtccgatcccaatgaaatgacgggttgccaggaaacgtcatttatcagaccaggcgacgctaaagataaatctggcgaaatgctgcagtcacccataatcctcgtggggcctcttcgttcaccgtgcaaaatgtggagtcatctatctgctctgccaaagctatgcctctctggtcattacctaggagagaatgccaaagttcatggtgggcattaaagtctcctagaaccaatcggttatgcccgcacaacagccactcaatgtttgggctataacctggagcacagctatcaaccggcggtatatacacattgtatagctctatcccggcagccccagacttaactgctacccccatacattccatatatgggtcactagtgtctggcacaagcgggataggtctatactgcacggaacggtgtaatatgaaagccaggccaccacctccacttcTCGTGCGATCCTTTCGAAGCACATTGTATCCATAACAATagcgtaggctgcaggtggaattcagctttgtttcctggatcgccgcgacccttatccttttccgattcataaagtccacgatctcgctaatcttaccccggagcccgttgcaattaaattgcaaaaacgatgcactatccggaactggaacaacaatattgggtgtgagatgctgcggcggagtaTATTGTTGTACGGGAGATGTCGGGGGAGTCGCATAGTGAGACGACCCGCTGCTGCTATcgctggcacagcatcctgccacgtagtcagtatgactatactcccgcagcgatgttaagccggagcagttccggaagtgcacccactccaagcaccggttacacctgaccgcaaccgaacggtggtggatcaggtttcggcagactgaacaaTACCATGGTCTGGGTttctcctctatcccggctcggaccaatagcaaacggagaaggcttcccgggatgcaccttctccaacacaaaaagacggacgaaacaacacgtacactgatgtggcagccgctggccaatggATGGGGTCCATCGGGTCGATCCGGTACAcggaacccgccgccgtgggatcgtggtggtgcaatggttagcatgcccgccttgcatacacaaaatcgtgggttcgattcctgcttcgaccgaactccaaaaagtttttcagcggtggatttacccacctcagtaatgctggtgacacttctgagggtttcaaagcttctctaagttgtttcactgcaatgtggaacgccgttcgtactcggctataaaaaggaggtcccttgtcattgagcttaacatggaatcgggcagcactaagtgataagagagaagttgaccaatgtggtatcacaatggactgaatagtctaagtgagcctgatacatcgggctgccacctaaccttggtGTTCAGGAAGGATCGTATGGGTAGGATTGGTGGTGGAGTACTAATTGGTGTCCTGTGCACATTCCCATCTGATCGAATTGTTCTGGACGATGTTGATGGTATTGAATTCCTTGCGGTAAAGGTAGATGTTCTGGGATTTAGGTTATTCGTCACATGCTCATATATTCCTCCGGCTTCCGA encodes:
- the Cdk5alpha gene encoding cdk5 activator-like protein yields the protein MWLRAVDRSLLLQGWQDVAFINPANVVFVYMLVRELVSGDETKECDLQAAVLTCLYLSYSYMGNEISYPLKPFLVEDSKEKFWDRCLLIVNRLSTKMLKINAEPGFFTEVFTELKSCGQLASSSNHSLSCGAA